The genomic segment TTGATCCCGAAAAACAGCAAATTGATTGTTATTATGTGAGAGCCCTAAACCCTCTCCCAATTCTCGTTGAATGACTTTTCCACCGTGAAGAAACCCGGCCGATGTTTTTATCCATCCCGATGTAGAATCATACTTGTTATTGAAAAAAACCAACGCCCGCTCTTCGCCATATCGGTTGCTGAAAGCGAAAACGTTTTCATTGACAATCCCTTCGTCATAAAAGTCATAGAGGTGGTAGTTATCAACATTGGCAAAGAGGTATCGCTTTTTTAGCAGTGGGAAGATTTCTCTTTCGTGCCGCCTAATCAGGTGTTCATCCGGAATTTCATTGTAATACGCCTTTTTGTATTCCATTCCATACTTTTCCGAAAAGCCCTCAATTTGCCCGTGCCCGAACATCGGTAAGCCCGGAAGAGTCGCCATCATCACACAAACACCAAAATATTTATCATCCTTTCCAAATTGATTGACAGCAGTTTCTTCATCAGGGTTATTCATAAAATTGACATACCGCTGAAGAATTCGCGGGTCAAACTCAAGGGTGTTTTTAATGAGATATCGGTACTCTTTATTCTCTTCTTTTTTGAACATGTGCATAAATGCACTGTTATAGACGCGGTGCATTCCCAGTGTACGCACAAAATATCCTTCAAGCATCCAAAAAGCTTCGGCGAGCAGAAGCGTATCCGGAGCTTCTTTTTGCACCCGATCCACCACCTCGCGCCAAAATTCTTCGGGCATTAGGCGGTCGAATTCCTCTTTTGTCATTGCAAATGCCGAGCGAGAAGGGATTGCACCACCTTTACCGGGTTCGGGGAACCAAAGCCGCTCGACATGAATCTTCGCAAGCACCATTGCGGCATCAAACCTGATTACGGGAAACATTTTTGCCACTTTCAAAATGGTTTGAATGACAACTTCTCGCACTTCTTCTTTCAAAAAGTTCAGTTGTGCAGTATCGTTCCAAGGCAATCCGGTGCCATCGTTGCCGTGATAAATAAACTTCACATCACCCGTCCATCGATCGAGCCGAGCAAAAACCACCGAGGCGTCTGTTTTTCTCCAGTAGCCATCTTCAAGAAATATTCCGATGCGAGGGTCTTTTGAAAGGTCAGTCCCGTTGAAAGTATAGTTAGGAAAAGGAGGATAGTCTGTGGAAAGAAACCATTCAGGATGATTGATGACCCACGAAGAGTCAAGCCCCATATGATTTGGTACCATATCGCTTGCTAAACGAACTCCAAATTTTGCAGCACGGGTTTTCAGATTTTCATAGGCTGAAACACCGCCTAATTCCTCAGCGATTTCGTATGAATCAAGTGAATACGCCGAAGCAACGGCTTCAGGGTTACCGTTGATATTTTTTATTTTTTTGGAAGCGTAACTGCGTTCCCAAATTCCAATGAACCAGAGGCCGGTAAATCCATAGCGTGAAAGCCGTTCAAGCTCTTCATCAGGTATTTGATCAAGCCTTATAATCGGCCTCCCGTATTGCTTTGAGAGCTGATCAAGCCAAACATAGGTTGACTTCGCTATGAGAACCAATCGTGGCATCCAGTTTTCATCTTTGGTATAACGCTCCGGTGCGCTGCCGTAAAGCGGGTCTGCATAATCAGCGACTTGAGGCGTTGGTTTTTCGCCCCAGCCCCAAAATTCCACGCCGCGAATTTCTTCAGGCATCTTGGCCTTATCATCTGCCGCTGCGGAAATCATCCAAAAATATTTTCCTTCTTCGCGGATATAATCCGTTGAAAGCAGAAGTTTCTTTTGAAGCGGCGTTCTTGCAATCAACTGTTCCCACTTCTGAAGCACAAATTGCAATTGACCCATAATATTATCGGGAGAGGCAAGTGCCGGCGCAAGAAGCATTTTAAGAAGCGGTTGAGAATCCGGTCCAAAAGGTGGTTGCTGGTCAAAAAAGGCGTCAGCCGTTTTGATAGATTTCGAGTATTCTGTTTCAAGCAAAAGTTCGTTATCGTCGATAAGGTCGCGAATCATTCGATAGGCAGGGTTTTGATTTTCTACCCAAAGCAGCAACATTTCTTCGAGGTTCAATTCACGATTGGGCACACCCTCCGAGCTATGGCTTAAGTAATCGTTTGCTGTAAGTTCACCGCGATACACTTGAAGAGAAGGAAAATCGGAGGCAAAGCGGCGAAAGAGCCTCTCCCCGCTTTCATCGCCAAGTGTTGAGAGAATTGCCTTTTCGCAATTTTCCATCGCCTTTGGGTTCACATCTTCTTTATATAGCCCAATGACAAAGTGAAGCACTTCATGTAGCAAGCCCATTGCATGAAGTTCCGCAGTTCTGACCAAAGCTGTTTCGGGAAGAGCTTGCGCTTTACGATATGTGTTAATCGATTCAGCGAGCTTAAGAGTGGTTTGAAAGTTTTCAGCAATTACGGTTCCTTTGATCGAAAAAAACGATTCATCGAATTGGTAAGTATCTCTCGCTTTTTTGGAAATATGAAATTCGAATTTTGGGGAAAGATTTTTTGCAGAAGTGGCTTGCAAATTCGCTTGAATGCGGCCTAAACTCATCGCTTGAATGTTTTTAGTGATAGAAAACCGCTTAAGTTAAACGGGGCGGCTCAATTGGCAAAAAAATTCATCCGCCCCGTCGTTTCAAGCAATCTTCTAGAAGAAAAAACTATACCCAACGCCGGGGTTCGGGCGCAATTTTGGTTGATGACCGGGCGCTACAAGAACCGAAGCACCTAACCGGACATTCAAGCCTTTCCAAAGAAAATAACGGGTGCCTGTTTCAAACATAAATCCACTTTCTCCTTCATATTGCTTTGAGAGTCCAAATACATAAGAAATCCCGCTGTAAAGCGCGAATTTACGATCCGATGTCACGGGCAGCCAGCCTGTAATTCCAACACGAATAAAAGTGGTACTCTCATTTTCGTTTTCGCTGTTGGTGCTGATAATCGTGGGGTAAAATCCGATGTGAAATGAGATTGCGGATATCCGATATTCAGCGCCAATAGAGGGATTTCTAAAAAAGTTAAACCCAAGTTCACGGTCAGGGATGTATGCATTTTCTTCTGTACTGCTCTGGCTTTCTGTTTGCGCAAAACTCTTTTCATTGAAGAGGAAACTTGATAAAAGAATGAAGGAAACCATCAACGCTCTTGGAACCTTGTTTTGAACTCGGCTTTTCTCCAACTCTGAATTTTCCTCTTTCACAAGCATTAAAAATACCCCCACCCCAAGCATCCAAAGAATGAAGACCGTGCTTCCCAGTTGCACTGAAATCGACGCCCATTCAATTCCAAACGCTTCAAGAATTCCAATAAGCGTCCCTATGGCACCCAAATAAGCAGGCCACGACATCCATTTCGGTAAAAAATCAAACTCACCTGATCGAATTTTGTTGGCAAAAACTATCCCATAAACCCCAAGAGTTAAAAACCCTAAGTGCTCTCCAATACTGAAACCGAAGTAAGTATGAAAAGCTTCAAAAAGAATTTCAATGGATTCTTGTTTTGTTTCCGTAACCATTGGCATCATGTATTCCTTTGCCAACATTGGGACTAAAAACACCCATCGCATAAAACCAAGCGTATTGAATAACCCCGATAACAACCCAATGCCGCTTAGGAACTCCCAATTCTTGATTCCCCTTTCATTGAGAATGCTTTGAAACAAGAGTGTTCCAAATGTAAATGCAATTGAACCCATTGTCATCAAGTACCACCATAGTTGAATTTTAAATTCATTTTGGTGGTAAACCTTTAATGTCTCCTTTGCGCCTTTTCGGAGAATATCGGGATAGGAAAATTCAATTTCCAACATTGTGAAACCCGCAAAAAGAATGAGGGAAAAAAAGATGAAAAATATTCCTGTTATTTTTGATTTCGTTACAAGAGTCATGATTATTATTGATTCGTTTTAAAAGACGTTACTTCCTTACGATTCAAAACTACCGATGAACCCACTTTTGTAACTTGACACTTTGTACCATTTCTTTGACTTATCACGACATTATGGACATATCTTCTGCCATCATCCGCGATATCCTTTTCTTTGCAGCCTCAAAAGGCACTCCGATTGAAAAGTTGACGCAATCCCTTGGCATCTCTCTGAATGATTTACACAACGATGATTATCGATTTCCCCTTGCCTTGGCAGATTTAACGTGGAGGGAATCAGTGGCTTTTACCGGAGATACTCTTCTCGGTTTGCACTCAGGTATTGCAGCGGATTTTTCCAGTGCTGGCCTTGTTGGGTTCTTAATGCAAAACAGCCCGACTCTCTACACCGCCTTACTCCGCGCATCAGAATATTATTCACTCTTCAGCAATCTGATTCATATTGAACTAATTAAAAATGGAGAACACACCGCTTTAACCCTTACTCCTATTCCTCAATTTGAATCCTGTTTCGGAGCGAAACATGCGGTTGAAGGAACAATGAGCTTCACGATGAATGCAGTAAGAAAATTGACTTCAAAAAAAATTATTCCAACCTATATTTCATTCACCACTTCATTTCCCAAGGAGATAGAATCATACGAATCAATTTTTCAATCAAACATTGACTTTGGGGCAAAATCAAACTGTATTCGTTTTCGCAATCAGGATTTAGAGCTTCCAGTGATTACCTATAATCGACATCTCTATGACCTTTTAAATCAAGAAGCATCGAGGTTACTTGTTACTCAAAAAAATCTCCCGATTTTGGTTTTAGAAGTTCAACACTGCTTAAACCAATTATTTCAATCTGAATTCCCTCACCTTGAGCTTGTTGCTCGAAAACTTAAAAAAAGCACTCGTTCTCTTCAGCGCGAATTGCAAGAACTTGGCTTTACTTTTCAGGATATTTTAGAAGAAACGCGGAAGGAAATCGCTTTGGCTTATGTGCAAAATCCGAAATATTCGTTTTCTGAAATTGCCTTTCTTTTAGGCTACGCTGAGTCAAGTATTTTCACTCGCTCTTTTAAGCGTTGGACCGGTAAAACACCAAAAGAATTCAGGGAATCGAAGAAATAGGGTTTATGATTGGATAAAGAGCTTGAAGAATTCACCTTTTCTTAGAAACAAAAACAGCCTCTTGCGAGGCTGTTTTTGAAAAAAAATAATTTACTTCTTGTCGGCTTCGAGTGCATCTTTTTTGGCCAAAAGTTCTTCCTGTGTTTCAGGGAAGTTTTCATCGGCAACGCAGCAGTCAACCGGGCAAACTGCTGCACATTGCGGTTCTTCGTGAAAACCTACACACTCTGTGCACTTATCCGGCACAATGTAATAGATGCTGTCAGAAAGCGGTTCGTAGGTTTCGCCGTAAAGTGACCAGTTTTTTCCGCCTTCATAGATAGCGGTATTTGGACATTCTGGTTCGCATGCACCACAATTGATGCATTCTTCAGTAATCTTGAGAGCCATTTTTATTCCTCCTAGGATTGATTGATGATTGATAACAAGAAAAAAAACTCCTTTATTCTCTGGCTTTGGATGCGAGAGAGATTCTCATAAACTTTTATGTTCTAGAGATTTACGACGCGAATATTAAAAAAAATTCGTTCATAAACGTTCTAAAAAACGCTTTATTTCGCTTGTTTTCGCTATTTGGAAGAAGTCTAAATTGGAATTTTATTACACGGTTTCAATGAGCATTGCACAGGCTTCGCCGCCGCCGATACAAATTGCCGCGATACCGCGCTTTAACCCTCGCTCATGAAGCGCATGAACCAACGTCACCAAAATTCGATTTCCTGATGCACCGATAGGATGACCTAAAGCAACTGCCCCACCGTTGATATTGACTTTCGTATGATCTATGCCAAAACTTTTTTGTGCTGCCATAGTTACAACAGCAAAAGCTTCATTGATTTCGAAAAGGTCAATCTCTTTCGGCGTAAGCCCTGTTTTTTTGAAGAGCTTTTCCATTGCATCAATCGGTGCGGTTGTAAATCGAATCGGGTCTTTTGCTGCCGCTGTAAAGGCAATAATCTTTGCAAGTGGTTTTAATCCTCGCGTGCGAACGGCTTCACCTGAGGCCAATACGGTTGCAGATGCGCCGTCATTTATTTTAGAAGAATTCGCGGGTGTTACTGTTCCATCTTTCGAAAAAGCAGGCTTTAATTGGGGAATTTTGTCAGGCTTAAAGTTTTTGGGTTCATCATCTTCAATAATCGTCACGGTCTTTCCTTTTTCCTCCCACGAGACCGCGGTTAATTGCGAAGCAAATTTACCCTCCGATTGTGCTTTTCTGGCGCGTTCATAACTCATAACGGTAAATTCATCTTGCGCTTCACGAGAGATTTGGCATTCTTTGGCGCATAGATCGGCTGCATTACCCATCAAAACTTTGTTATACACATCAGTTAAGCCATCGTATTGAATGCTGTCTAACACTTCGGCATTGCCATAGCGATATCCGTTTCGTGCTTTTGGCAACAAATATGGCGCATTCGACATTGATTCCATTCCCCCGCTTACGCCAATGGCAACCTCGCCCAATTGAATATTTTGAGCCAGAAGCATCGTTGCTTTAAGCCCCGAACCACAAACTTTATTTACAGTTGTGGCAACGGAAGAATCGGGCACACCGGCAAATTTCATTGCCTGCCGTGCCGGTGCTTGTCCTACCCCAGCAGTGAGAACGTTCCCCATTACACATTCTTCAATATCACTCGGTGAAAGCGCTGAAGCCTCAATGGCCGCTTTTATAGCAAGAGATCCTAATTCCGGGGCCGTTTTAGTAGAAAGGCTTCCCATAAGGCTGCCAATAGGGGTACGTTTTGCAGAGAGAATAAAAACTTCGTTCATTGTTCTTTTATCACCGTTAAAGTTTGTGGGCAAAAGTAAAAAAAATTATGCGTTGACCAAGCCTGAAGTTACTTTCGTGGAGATAAAAAAACCTCGCCGGAGCGAGGCTTCAAAATGGCAGATTTTGAGATCCTACGGTTGAATTCGAATCACCTTGATGGTTGTCCATTCTTTATCGCCATCGTCATATTCAATATAAATTTGGCCGTCGTTATTTATCTTGGCGATTTTCCCCCAATAGTAAACTTTGCCATTTTGCCAACGTGCATTTACCCGAGTGCCAATATCTACTCTAAGCGGCATCAAATCTTTATAAGTAACCCACGCGATGTCGCCATCTAAATACTTAACATGAACTTTCCCGTCAGCAATTTCATCGATAACTGCCGGATAAAAAAATGGCTCGGTAAGCCAACGCGCCATTACCGGATTCCCTACTTTCCATTCCGTGTTTTCTAAACCCGAACTGCTCCCTTTTTCTTGTGCAAAAAGAAATGAAGTTGAAGGAATTAGGAGAACAATGAGATAAAAGAACTTCCTTAACGAAAAAATTTGAGAAGACTTTATTTGAATAGGCATCGTTATTTCTGTTTAAGTTAAAAAAAACATGAAAACGAGTTGCCTGAGAAGAAATGTATAAGAAAGCGGATAAATAATATTGTAATCTATTTCAATAAAATGAAAAAACCTCGCCGGAGCGAGGTTTTTAAACATTGAATCACGTGAACTCATTTACAAGGCCTTGAATTCGATGCGTCGATTTCTTGCACGCCCTTCCTCAGTGTTATTGTCATCAATCGGTTCATCTTGACCCGCTCCTCGAATCTGTAATCGACTTGAATCTACTTTCTTTCGAACCAAATAGTCTTTAACTGCTTTAGCGCGGTCTAATGAAAGCTTTGCGTTTAATTCCATACCACGCTTTGCATTTTGCTCGTCCGTTTCATTCCCCCTTTTTGCCGGGCCTGTGTTATCGGTATGGCCGGAGATTTCCAACTTCAATTCTTTTCGAACATACATTTTAAGTGCAATGCTATCCAATTTTGGCAAAAATGCCTTTTCAATTTTTGCACTTCCCGTTGCAAATTCCACCTTAATGGTTAGGGTTTCGCCGGATTCGATATTTGCGATATCTTTCGCCTTTACCTCTTCAGAAAGTGTTACCGGCCCGCCGCCCCCTGTGGCAGTAAGCGTAAAGGTTGTGGTTTCATCAACTGTAACATACTTATACCCTGAAGCAGAAACTGTTCCAACACCCGATATTGAAACGGATTCGGCATTTTTGGATTCCCATTGCAATTTTACCTGTGTCCCTTCACCACGAGCGACAATTTTCGGATAAACGGTGAATTTTGTAACGGAAACCGGTTCTTTAACCTCAACTGAAACTGTTTTGGTTACGGGCTTCCCGTCTTTTCCGGTTGCAGAAATTGTAAAGGTTTTGTTCTCTGTTACAGGCACTTCTTTCGATCCTTTTGTGGATACACCCCCAAGTTCAGCAATCATCGCCGTATCGGCACCGGTGACTTCCCAAGAAAGCGTTGCGGAAGTTTGTTTTCCTCGAACCAGCGACGAAGGCGATGCAGTGAACGACTGAATCACAGCCGGAGGCAAAACGGCGGCAATTGGTACGGGGGTCATTTCTTTAGGTGCTTCGGCAGTACTTGAATTTTCACCAAAGTAGAAATTCATTCCTAAAGTGAGCGTGAAATACATATCATTGCTCTCGTTTTGCTTATCAGTCAGAGTCGGGAAACCGCCAACAAATGTTCCACTATAGGGAGCCGCTTCCATTCGGTCAGAAAGCAAATAGGTGTAAGTCAGGTTCGCATCAAAGCTGACCTTTTTATTCAAAAAGAATTCAAAACCGGCACCACCGCTCAGACCCAAACTCATAGACCGATCGATAAAGCGGGTGTTTTCTACCAATTCGCCGCCATTTCTTGAAATTGTGGGTGAACCGGGGAATAAAAATGAAGCCCCCACATGCGCATACGGGTTGACAGTTTCGTCAAGAAAAAAATTATACTGAATGCCAAGATTTCCAACGAGCGCTATCTGATCACCTAATCCTAAGCGACCAAAACCGGTGTATGTTTCTTCTCTTTCAGAAAGATACAACCCTTCAGCACGTAGCCTTACATTGATTTCAGGGGTAATAAAATACTTGCCTTGAACGCCAAACGCTGCACCGGTTTTATAAGGATAATCGATTGTTGGGAAGTTCATCCCACCAAAAAAGCCAAATCCCCATTCTGCACCGCGTAGCTGCGCTTGGACTTGTGAAGTTGAAATTGCCATCATCACAAGCAAAACGAGTTTACTCACTTTTGTTTTCATACAATATTTATTAATCTGTGAAAAATAAAATAAATCGTAAAAACCTAACCGGATTGAAGTATTCATTGCCAAGTTTTTTTACAAGCCAATAGACTTCGATTATCCTATTTCAAAACTTTAGAGGTGTCAATCCAAGAACCTCCTCAAAAGCCGCGCGAATTTAGAGAAAAACACACTTAAACGGAAAACTTTTTCACCCTTGGGGTTGGTTGCTCGAGTTGAATATTCGAATCCCTACATTTTTCCACGAAAAAGCATCAAAAAATATCCCGTTTTATTGGAAGGGTTTGAAATAAGTTTATCTTAATGAAAAAGAAATTCTTGAGAATATTTTTTATTTAATCCTGTGCCAATTTCTTCTGTTATTATCGTTGGAGCGGGAATAAGCGGTCTTTTGGCCGGCACGGTTTTGCAAAAAAACGGTATTCAAGTTACCCTTATTGATAAAGGCCGTGGTGTCGGTGGAAGGCTTGCAACACGGCGGATGGATGAAAGGATCTTTGACCACGGCGCCCAATATTTTACCGCCCACGACTCGCGTTTCCAAAAGTTTATTGATGAACTTCTGGAATTGGGAATTATTCGAGTTTGGACGCGTGAATTCCACTCAGGAACCGCGAACTCATTTATGAGCGATAACCCGCGATACATTGCCCCTCAAGGGATGACCGCAGTTGCAAAGCATTTTGCGAAATTCCTTGATGTGAGAACCTCTGAACAAGTTGTTTTTGTTTCTCGAAATAAGCATTCTTGGCAAGTTGAAACTGAAAGCGGCCTGACTCTTTCGGCAGATGCCTTAATTCTTACGCCGCCTTTACCGCAATCTTTGGCTCTCCTTCAAACTGCAAATTTTGAACTTGACCCCATTCATCGTGAAGAGCTGCAACGAATCACTTATCAAGCCTGCTTTTCGCTATTGGTATCAATGAATGAAACAAGTCAAATACCTTCTCCCGGTGGGATTTGGTTTACCACCGACCCTAAAATTAAGTGGATAGCCGATAATTATATGAAAGGAATTTCTCCTTCACCTTGTATTACCGTACAATCAAGCGGAGAATTTGCTTTGAATTTTTGGGAAACGCCGGATGAAGAAATAGCGAATGAACTGCTTTCAGCAATAAAACCTTATGTGAATGGGAGTGTATTGCGTTACGAGCTTAAGCGCTGGCGCTACGCCTTTGCATCAACATTTTATCATGCCCCCTACGAAATTTTAAACTCGGATCCCCCGCTCGCTTTAGCCGGAGATGCCTTTTATGCGCCAAGGGTCGAGGGTGGTGCAATCAGTGGAATCTCTGTCGCAGAAGCACTTCTAAAACTTCCTTGATTACTTCCATTTAAAGGAAAACTAAACGATTGGTTAGGCGGTAAAGAAAAGATTGTCCAATAGCCTCACCCCTTCAACTCTGACCGTAACCAGCAAAACATATTCTACACCCTTTTCTAACTTTTCGGGCGTTTGGAAATCGTTTAATCGAACAATGTCGAGATAATCAATTGTCAGTTTCGAGAAAGTTTTCAATTCGCTTTCTACCGCAAGGAGCAACTTTTCCATATCTCGCTCTCCGGAATCAATTGAATGCTTTGCGTTGAAAATCGCCTTCGAGATGACCCCCGCTTGTTGCCGTGACTCCTCAGTTAAATACATATTTCTTGAACTCATCGCCAGCCCATTCGGTTCGCGCACTATTTCCCCGCCAAGAATTTCAATATCAAGATTTAAATCTTCGGTCATTCTTTTGATCACCGCAAATTGCTGTGCATCCTTTTTTCCGAACACCGCAACTTCAGGCATCACCGTTCCAAAAAGTTTCATCACAACGGTTGAAACCCCGCGAAAATGACCGGGTCGAATGGCGCCCTCAAAACGCTCCGTGAGGCCTTCAACTGAGACAAAGGTTTGGTGAGACTCTGCGTAAAAGTCGCTTGCTTCCGGCAAAAAAAGAACATCGACTCCTGCATTTTCAGCAAGCGCGGTATCTTTCTCTATCGGGCGTGGGTATTTTGAAAAATCTTCATTCTTGCCGAATTGTAACGGGTTTACAAAAATCGACAATACAACAAGGTTCGCGCGAGTCTTAGCGAGGCTAATCAAACTTAAGTGCCCTTGATGCAATGCACCCATTGTTGGCACAAACCCAATCGTTTTGCCCCTTCGCCTCTCATTTCGCGAAAATTGTTGCATTTCAGCCGAACCTTTAATAATGTTCATAACAGATTAGATTGCGGTTTATTCGTCAATGTCTTCTTCTGTCTTCATACCAAGCGATTCTGAAGTGTCCATTTCATTATCATTTTTTCCGGCAACAATCAACACAAATTCGCCCAGCGTTTTTTTGGACGAAATTGCAGAGGCTAATTCGCTTGCTTTACCGATGCGGATTTCCTCGAATTTTTTGGTCAGTTCTCTTGCAATCATCACATCACGATTCCCAAAAAAACGGTCGATTTCCTCCAAAAGTCGCATCACACGATGCGGAGATTCATAAAAAACAATAGCTGATTCTAACCCTGCAAGCAATTGCAAACGTGTTTGCCGACCCTTTTTGTGGGGCAAAAATCCCTCGAATGTGAATCGATTGCACGGGATAGGGCATGCCGAAAGTGCCGCAACCGCTGCTGAGACTCCCGGAATC from the Chloroherpetonaceae bacterium genome contains:
- the panC gene encoding pantoate--beta-alanine ligase; protein product: MNIIKGSAEMQQFSRNERRRGKTIGFVPTMGALHQGHLSLISLAKTRANLVVLSIFVNPLQFGKNEDFSKYPRPIEKDTALAENAGVDVLFLPEASDFYAESHQTFVSVEGLTERFEGAIRPGHFRGVSTVVMKLFGTVMPEVAVFGKKDAQQFAVIKRMTEDLNLDIEILGGEIVREPNGLAMSSRNMYLTEESRQQAGVISKAIFNAKHSIDSGERDMEKLLLAVESELKTFSKLTIDYLDIVRLNDFQTPEKLEKGVEYVLLVTVRVEGVRLLDNLFFTA
- the rsmI gene encoding 16S rRNA (cytidine(1402)-2'-O)-methyltransferase gives rise to the protein MDIENQNEKIEPALYVVATPIGNLEDITLRAIKTLKSVTLIACEDTRESLKLLRHFGIEGKALVSYHNFNERGASERILTHIENGEAAALISDAGTPSISDPGFILIREAHKRNLRVIPIPGVSAAVAALSACPIPCNRFTFEGFLPHKKGRQTRLQLLAGLESAIVFYESPHRVMRLLEEIDRFFGNRDVMIARELTKKFEEIRIGKASELASAISSKKTLGEFVLIVAGKNDNEMDTSESLGMKTEEDIDE